The Lynx canadensis isolate LIC74 chromosome D1, mLynCan4.pri.v2, whole genome shotgun sequence genome has a segment encoding these proteins:
- the IRF7 gene encoding interferon regulatory factor 7 isoform X2: MAAAPERGPPRPRFADWLLGEVGSGRYEGLRWLDAARTRFRVPWKHFARKDLGEADARIFKAWAVARGRWPPSNSGSDQLAPEGPLRASWKTNFRCALHSTQRFVMLQDNSGDPTDPHKVYALSSALGWRGPGTNQGDEKAPEDARPLMGGLPRPCPAGAAAERQGPGLSSELCAPSSPWGPAGNAGDLLLQALQQSCLEDHLLEAAWGLDPIPPEVPGPALPNMVPYLPRAVETAPSPRLPALRQAPVTDAGPAPALEPWQPPREAAPGIRTAGEVVAGPGRSQIGSQAEPSPGALEVTIMYKGRTVLQETVGRPSFVFLYGSPSPAAEAAEPQHVAFPSPAELPDQKQLHYTEKLLQHVAPGLQLELRGPRLWARRLGKCKVYWEVGGPLGSASPSTPPCLLQRNQDTPIFDFSAFFRELVEFRACRRRRSPHYTIYLGFGQDLSAGRPKEKSLVLVKLEPWLCRAHLEYVQREGVSSLDSSSLGLCLSSCNSLYEALEHFLMEVEQPA; this comes from the exons ATGGCCGCGGCTCCCGAAAG GGGGCCCCCGCGCCCGCGGTTCGCGGACTGGCTTCTGGGGGAGGTCGGCAGCGGCCGCTACGAAGGCCTGCGGTGGCTGGACGCGGCCCGCACGCGCTTCCGCGTGCCTTGGAAGCACTTCGCGCGGAAGGACCTGGGCGAGGCCGACGCGCGCATCTTCAAG GCCTGGGCCGTGGCCCGCGGCAGGTGGCCGCCCAGCAACAGCGGAAGTGACCAGCTGGCTCCCGAAGGCCCGCTCCGCGCCAGCTGGAAAACCAACTTCCGCTGTGCGCTGCACAGCACCCAGCGCTTTGTGATGCTGCAAGACAACTCGGGGGACCCCACCGACCCGCATAAGGTGTACGCGCTCAGCTCCGCACTGGGGTGGAGAG GCCCAGGCACTAACCAGGGGGACGAGAAGGCCCCGGAAGACGCCCGACCCTTGATG GGTGGGCTCCCTAGGCCGTGCCCGGCGGGAGCTGCTGCTGAGAGGCAGGGGCCCGGGCTGAGCTCTGAGCTCTGTGCCCCCAGCTCCCCTTGGGGCCCCGCTGGCAATGCTGGGGACCTCTTGCTCCAGGCTCTGCAGCAGAGCTGCCTGGAGGACCATCTGCTGGAAGCTGCATGGGGGTTGGACCCTATCCCCCCAGAGGTCCCTG GCCCAGCGCTCCCCAACATGGTGCCATACCTGCCGAGGGCAGTGGagacagcccccagccccaggctgccGGCCCTGCGGCAGGCCCCGGTGACAG ACGCAGGCCCGGCCCCAGCCCTGGAGCCCTGGCAGCCCCCACGGGAGGCGGCGCCTGGCATCCGGACGGCAGGTGAGGTCGTGGCCGGGCCCGGCCGCTCACAGATCGGGTCACAGGCAGAGCCCAGCCCGGGGGCCCTGGAGGTGACCATCATGTACAAGGGCCGCACGGTGCTGCAGGAGACCGTGGGGCGTCCGAGCTTCGTGTTTCTGTACGGGTCCCCCAGCCCAGCCGCCGAGGCCGCAGAGCCCCAGCACGTGGCCTTCCCGAGCCCGGCCGAGCTCCCGGACCAGAAGCAGCTTCACTACACAGAGAAGCTCTTGCAGCACGTGGCCCCCGGCCTGCAGCTGGAGCTCCGGGGGCCCAGGCTGTGGGCGCGGCGCCTGGGCAAATGCAAGGTCtactgggaggtgggagggcccCTGGGCTCCGCCAGCCCCTCCACGCCCCCGTGCCTGCTGCAAAGGAACCAGGACACCCCCATCTTCGACTTCAGCGCCTTCTTCCGAG AGCTGGTAGAGTTCCGGGCTTGCCGGCGTCGGCGCTCCCCGCACTACACCATCTACCTGGGCTTTGGGCAGGACCTGTCGGCTGGGAGGCCCAAGGAGAAGAGCCTGGTCCTGGTGAAG CTGGAGCCGTGGCTGTGCCGGGCGCACCTGGAGTACGTGCAGCGAGAAGGCGTGTCCTCCCTGGACAGCAGCAGCCTCGGCCTCTGCCTGTCCAGCTGCAACAGCCTCTACGAGGCCCTGGAGCACTTCCTCATGGAGGTGGAACAGCCCGCCTAA
- the IRF7 gene encoding interferon regulatory factor 7 isoform X1, translating to MAAAPERGPPRPRFADWLLGEVGSGRYEGLRWLDAARTRFRVPWKHFARKDLGEADARIFKAWAVARGRWPPSNSGSDQLAPEGPLRASWKTNFRCALHSTQRFVMLQDNSGDPTDPHKVYALSSALGWREGPGTNQGDEKAPEDARPLMGGLPRPCPAGAAAERQGPGLSSELCAPSSPWGPAGNAGDLLLQALQQSCLEDHLLEAAWGLDPIPPEVPGPALPNMVPYLPRAVETAPSPRLPALRQAPVTDAGPAPALEPWQPPREAAPGIRTAGEVVAGPGRSQIGSQAEPSPGALEVTIMYKGRTVLQETVGRPSFVFLYGSPSPAAEAAEPQHVAFPSPAELPDQKQLHYTEKLLQHVAPGLQLELRGPRLWARRLGKCKVYWEVGGPLGSASPSTPPCLLQRNQDTPIFDFSAFFRELVEFRACRRRRSPHYTIYLGFGQDLSAGRPKEKSLVLVKLEPWLCRAHLEYVQREGVSSLDSSSLGLCLSSCNSLYEALEHFLMEVEQPA from the exons ATGGCCGCGGCTCCCGAAAG GGGGCCCCCGCGCCCGCGGTTCGCGGACTGGCTTCTGGGGGAGGTCGGCAGCGGCCGCTACGAAGGCCTGCGGTGGCTGGACGCGGCCCGCACGCGCTTCCGCGTGCCTTGGAAGCACTTCGCGCGGAAGGACCTGGGCGAGGCCGACGCGCGCATCTTCAAG GCCTGGGCCGTGGCCCGCGGCAGGTGGCCGCCCAGCAACAGCGGAAGTGACCAGCTGGCTCCCGAAGGCCCGCTCCGCGCCAGCTGGAAAACCAACTTCCGCTGTGCGCTGCACAGCACCCAGCGCTTTGTGATGCTGCAAGACAACTCGGGGGACCCCACCGACCCGCATAAGGTGTACGCGCTCAGCTCCGCACTGGGGTGGAGAG AAGGCCCAGGCACTAACCAGGGGGACGAGAAGGCCCCGGAAGACGCCCGACCCTTGATG GGTGGGCTCCCTAGGCCGTGCCCGGCGGGAGCTGCTGCTGAGAGGCAGGGGCCCGGGCTGAGCTCTGAGCTCTGTGCCCCCAGCTCCCCTTGGGGCCCCGCTGGCAATGCTGGGGACCTCTTGCTCCAGGCTCTGCAGCAGAGCTGCCTGGAGGACCATCTGCTGGAAGCTGCATGGGGGTTGGACCCTATCCCCCCAGAGGTCCCTG GCCCAGCGCTCCCCAACATGGTGCCATACCTGCCGAGGGCAGTGGagacagcccccagccccaggctgccGGCCCTGCGGCAGGCCCCGGTGACAG ACGCAGGCCCGGCCCCAGCCCTGGAGCCCTGGCAGCCCCCACGGGAGGCGGCGCCTGGCATCCGGACGGCAGGTGAGGTCGTGGCCGGGCCCGGCCGCTCACAGATCGGGTCACAGGCAGAGCCCAGCCCGGGGGCCCTGGAGGTGACCATCATGTACAAGGGCCGCACGGTGCTGCAGGAGACCGTGGGGCGTCCGAGCTTCGTGTTTCTGTACGGGTCCCCCAGCCCAGCCGCCGAGGCCGCAGAGCCCCAGCACGTGGCCTTCCCGAGCCCGGCCGAGCTCCCGGACCAGAAGCAGCTTCACTACACAGAGAAGCTCTTGCAGCACGTGGCCCCCGGCCTGCAGCTGGAGCTCCGGGGGCCCAGGCTGTGGGCGCGGCGCCTGGGCAAATGCAAGGTCtactgggaggtgggagggcccCTGGGCTCCGCCAGCCCCTCCACGCCCCCGTGCCTGCTGCAAAGGAACCAGGACACCCCCATCTTCGACTTCAGCGCCTTCTTCCGAG AGCTGGTAGAGTTCCGGGCTTGCCGGCGTCGGCGCTCCCCGCACTACACCATCTACCTGGGCTTTGGGCAGGACCTGTCGGCTGGGAGGCCCAAGGAGAAGAGCCTGGTCCTGGTGAAG CTGGAGCCGTGGCTGTGCCGGGCGCACCTGGAGTACGTGCAGCGAGAAGGCGTGTCCTCCCTGGACAGCAGCAGCCTCGGCCTCTGCCTGTCCAGCTGCAACAGCCTCTACGAGGCCCTGGAGCACTTCCTCATGGAGGTGGAACAGCCCGCCTAA
- the CDHR5 gene encoding cadherin-related family member 5: MGAWALLLPLLVATAQAQVCSVSNTYFEVSENTNQSEPLADIYVPEGQQVTLGPSSTPLAFRIQGTQLFLDVTPDYEKHTMLQAQLECRRGDTVVTLLRVFVFVLDINDNAPVFPFVTKLENVSEDTKVNTIVVPETKLEAHDPDKSDILFYTLQEVTPGASNFFSLVGTNLPALRLDRSLDFYRCQNMTFQLLVRDTQEQNVAPSHTATATVILEVQPADLRPPWFLPCAYSDSHVCIQAEYHGAVPTGHTLQGPLTLRPGPIYAVDGDWGINQSILYSIVSERDDGTFAIDAYSGNLTMTGAVRSPKTFTLLVKGEQADHARYSVTRVTIEARNANGSLLQFPESRYRGTVALGSGAGVPVRDTASPSQPLRIWARDPEFPDSDSATTYCITNNTNFRMDGETVVTAALLADEGVFYAEVEATNTVTASGATTVVEIQVLEEEAPTPTGPPGPPEPPTSPEAGGTSSRATTAEAPRPPRPSQGSSTTRSGWSTGPHPPSGTSLRPPASSTPGRPPSVGTGTSLPPASPSGGSTQTLKPGTSQPMSPGPSGAPQPSGTPEPGGGSTAGDSKPGVSHTEDQRFSTVEMAALGGVLGALLVLTLIALLILVHKHYGHRFKCCSGKAQEHQHPQLSGFDNQAFHAPQESNWAPAPSPSPAPTPAVAPEPAPPEPPSLQSLDPASESPEVARDGGGPAAVRSILTKERRPEGGYKAVWFGEDIGAEADVVVLNTPASDAAGAADSGSEDSSDEAEAEAEAEGPGGGSRDDASSTYV; encoded by the exons ATGGGGGCTTGGGccctgctgctgccgctgctcgTGGCCACGGCCCAGGCCCAGG TCTGCTCTGTGAGCAACACCTACTTCGAAGTCTCGGAGAACACGAATCAGAGCGAGCCCCTGGCTGACATCTATGTCCCTGAAGGCCAGCAGGTGACCCTCGGACCCTCATCCACCCCCTTGGCGTTTCGGATCCAGGGGACTCAGCTGTTCCTCGATGTGACTCCTGACTACGAG aagCACACGATGCTGCAGGCACAGCTGGAGTGCAGAAGAGGTGACACCGTG GTGACCCTGCTGAgggtgtttgtgtttgtgttggaCATCAATGACAACGCACCCGTGTTCCCCTTTGTGACCAAGCTTGAGAATGTCTCTGAG GACACTAAAGTGAACACCATCGTCGTCCCTGAGACCAAGCTGGAGGCCCACGATCCCGACAAGAGTGACATCTTGTTCTATACCCTCCAGGAGGTGACCCCG ggcGCCAGTAACTTCTTCTCCTTGGTGGGCACCAACCTCCCCGCCCTGCGGCTGGACCGGTCCCTGGACTTCTACCGGTGTCAGAACATGACCTTTCAGCTGCTGGTGCGG GACACACAGGAGCAGAACGTAGCACCCAGCCACACGGCCACGGCCACCGTGATCCTGGAGGTGCAGCCTGCTGACCTTCGGCCCCCCTGGTTCCTGCCCTGCGCCTATTCAGACTCTCACGTCTGCATCCAAGCCGAGTACCACGGGGCTGTCCCCACAGGGCACACGCTG CAAGGCCCCCTCACCCTGCGTCCTGGGCCCATCTATGCCGTGGACGGGGACTGGGGCATCAACCAGTCCATCCTCTATAGCATCGTGAGTG AACGAGACGACGGCACGTTTGCCATAGACGCTTACTCGGGCAACCTCACCATGACCGGGGCCGTCCGCAGCCCAAAGACCTTCACTCTGCTGGTCAAG ggcgaGCAGGCTGACCACGCCCGCTACTCGGTGACCCGGGTCACGATCGAGGCCCGGAATGCCAACGGGAGTCTGCTCCAGTTCCCCGAGAGCCGGTACCGCGGCACCGTGGCGCTCGGCTCTGGCGCGGGCGTCCCGGTCAGGGACACGgcctccccctcccagcctctgAGGATCTGGGCCCGGGACCCTGAGTTCCCG GACTCGGACTCCGCCACCACCTATTGTATCACCAATAACACCAACTTCCGGATGGATGGCGAGACCGTGGTGACCGCTGCCCTGCTGGCAGACGAGGGGGTCTTCTATGCAGAG GTCGAGGCCACGAACACAGTGACCGCAAGTGGAGCAACCACAGTGGTGGAAATTCAGGTCCTAGAAGAGGAGGCGCCCACCCCCACAG gtcccccaggccccccagagcCCCCCACATCCCCAGAGGCTGGAGGAACATCGAGCAGAGCCACCACTGCGGAAGCCCCCAGGCCCCCGAGGCCCTCTCAGGGGTCCTCCACGACCCGTTCTGGGTGGAGCACCGGCCCGCACCCTCCCTCGGGCACAAGTCTGAGGCCACCTGCCTCATCTACGCCTGGGAGGCCCCCCAGTGTGGGAACCGGcacctccctcccaccagccTCACCCAGCGGGGGCTCAACACAGACGCTGAAGCCAGGAACCTCTCAGCCGATGTCCCCTGGGCCCAGCGGGGCCCCCCAGCCCTCAG GGACGCCAGAGCCTGGAGGAGGCAGCACGGCAGGGGACAGCAAGCCAGGAGTCAGCCACACTGAGGACCAGCGCTTCTCCACCGTGGAGATGGCGGCCCTGGGCGGGGTGCTGGGCGCGCTGCTGGTTCTGACTCTGATCGCCCTCCTGATCCTCGTCCATAAGCATTACGGCCACCGGTTCAAGTGCTGCTCTGGTAAAGCTCAG gagCACCAGCACCCCCAGCTCTCGGGCTTTGACAATCAGGCCTTCCATGCTCCCCAAGAGTCCAACTGGGCACCGGCTCCCAGCCcctcacctgcccccaccccggctGTGGCCCCGGAGCCTGCACCCCCGGAGCCCCCCAGCCTCCAGTCCCTGGACCCTGCCTCCGAGTCCCCCGAGGTGGCCCGGGATGGGGGCGGCCCCGCGGCTGTGAGGTCCATCCTGACCAAGGAGCGGCGGCCCGAGGGCGGCTACAAGGCCGTGTGGTTTGGCGAGGACATCGGGGCCGAGGCCGACGTGGTGGTCCTCAACACGCCCGCCTCGGACGCGGCCGGCGCTGCCGACTCTGGCAGCGAGGACAGCAGTGACGAGGCCGAGGCCGAGGCCGAGGCCGAGGGCCCGGGCGGGGGTTCCCGCGACGACGCCAGCTCCACCTACGTGTAG
- the SCT gene encoding secretin: MCVSFGAGRSADRPAPPPPHIPSRPRGADAALRAGGPAGATAGGAALTFPRDRWGRGRAARSRGGAERPRPAPHGHYKGAAGARAAAAALSTPCAPTTAMRPLLLLLLLLPPPLLLPGSAARPAPPRAPRHSDGTFTSELSRLRESARLQRLLQGLVGKRSELDTENGTSWTKSSEGRFCLQWPHSPALQAWMPLRDPLDEAWSPQLPPGRGSGAAFSQPAVPPAEMSRMRP; encoded by the exons ATGTGCGTCTCGTTCGGGGCCGGGAGGAGCGCGGATCG gcccgcccccccacccccccacatccCCAGCCGGCCGAGGGGCGCCGACGCGGCGCTGAGGGCGGGCGGGCCAGCCGGGGCGACAGCTGGGGGGGCGGCCCTGACCTTCCCGCGCGATCGATGGGGGCGCGGCCGGGCTGCGCGGAGCCGGGGCGGTGCCGagcgcccccggcccgccccgcaCGGACACTATAAAGGGGCGGCCggggcccgggcggcggcggcagcgctCAGCACCCCCTGCGCGCCCACCACGGCCATGCggcccctgctgctgctgctgctgctgctgccgccgccgctgctgctgccgGGCTCCGCcgcgcgccccgcgccccccag ggccccgcGCCACTCGGATGGGACGTTCACCAGCGAGCTCAGCCGCCTGCGGGAGAGCGCGCGTCTGCAGCGACTGCTGCAGGGCCTGGTGGGGAAGCGCAG CGAGCTGGACACAGAGAACGGCACGAGCTGGACCAAGTCGTCTGAGGGCCGCTTCTGCCTGCAGTGGCCCCACTCGCCCGCCCTGCAGGCCTG GATGCCCCTGAGGGACCCCCTGGATGAGGCCTGGTCTCCCCAGCTGCCTCCTGGACGCGGGTCTGGGGCCGCATTTTCACAGCCGGCCGTGCCTCCTGCTGAGATGTCACGGATGAGGCCCTGA